The sequence atggataaGGGTTACGtaagagaaagcatgagtccttgtgcggttcctgtaattttagtgcctaagaaagatggttcatggaggatgtgtgttgattgtcgtgccgTCAACAAAATAATGGTAAAGTATCGACATCCTatacctaggctagatgacatgttggatgaattgcacggtgcttgtgtgttttctaaagtggattcaaaatctggatatcatcaaataagaatgcgtgagggtgatgaatggaaaaccgctttcaaaataaaacatggattatatgagtggttagtcatgccgtttggtttaactaatgctccaagtacttttatgcgattgatgaatcatgttttgcgcgctttcattggaaagtttgtagtggtttattttgatgatattcttgtgtatagcaaatctttagatgagcatgtaatacacttaaagctggtttttgatgtgttaaggcaagagacattatatgctaatcttaagaaatgcactttttgcactaatgaaattacttttcttggatatattgttaatgacaagggaattcatgttgatcaagaaaaagtaaaagtaattagagagtggacaaaacctactagtgtgcatgatgttaggagttttcatggtcttgctagcttttataggagattcattaaggatttctctacaattcgcacctttaactgaatgcattaaaaagaatgtgggtttcaagtggggaaaagaacaagatgatgcttttaacttgctaaaagaaaaacttagttcagcacctttacttgctttgcctgactttgctaaaacctttaaggttgagtgtgatgcaagtggaataggtattggtggagtcttgatgcaagaaggaagaccaattgcgttctttagtgagaagctaagtggagcaagtctaaactacccaacttatgacaaagagttttatgctttggtaagagttttagagacatggcgtactatctttggtataaggaattcattatacaCACCGACCATGAGTTTTGAAATATCTCGAAAGGACAAGGGAAGCTAAGCCGTaggcatgctaaatgggtggaatttattgaatcctttccatacatcatcaagtacaaacaaggtaaagagaatgttgttgccgatgctctatctagaaggtatgctctaatttctacacttgatgcaaaattattgggttttgagttcattaacgaattttataattcagaccatgattttgctaatgtatatggggcatgtgagagaggggggtttgacaagttctatagacatgatggttttctttttaaagaaaataagttatgcgtgcctcaatcttctttaagagagttgcttgtgagggaggcacatggtgggggtttgatggggcactttggtgtgagaaagactttagatgttttagaaaatcatttcttttggccacaaatgaaaagagatgttcaaaaaatatgtgagagatgcatcacttgtaaacaagctaaatctaaagtgatgcctcatgggttgtatactccacttcccatacctaatgaaccttgggtagacatttctatggactttgttctaggattacctaggtcagGGGGAGGaaaagattctatttttgttgttgttgacaggtttagcaaaatggcacatttcattccatgccacaagacagatgatgcaactcatattgcggggttgttcttcgaaagaaattgtaagattgcatggggttccaaggacaattgtcgttgatagagatgtcaagttccttagccacttttggaagacactttggagcaagatgggaacaaagcttctattctcaacaacttgtcatccacaaacggatggacaaacggaggtggttaataggactctctcacaactattgagggcaataattcaaagaaatttgaagaattgggaagaatgtttgccacatgttgagtttgcatacaataggagtattcatggtacaacaaattgttcaccttttgagattgtataTGGGTTCAAGCCATTAACTCCAATGGATTTATTGCCATTACCTATTGATAAGgctaattttgaaggcaagcaaaaagctgaatttgttaaaagcttacatgagaATGTGCGTactcaaatagagaaaaaaaatcaacaatatcaaaagcaacacaacaaggggagaaagaaagttgtatttGAACCGGGTGACTGGGTTTGGGtacatttgagaaaggaaagatttccaagccaaaggaagtctaaattaatgccaagaggggatgggccattccaagtccttgaaagaattaatgacaatgcctataagatagatttgccaagtgagtatggcaatgtgagtgcttcttttaatgttgctgatctttctttatttgatataggtgatgaagttgacaatgaggctgattcgaggacgaatccttacgaggagagagggaatgatgcaataaagacaagaattacaaatgatcctttaagctttcaaggaggtcctaatgacaagatccaagtccaaaaggatgcaagaagctttgttgggcttaattaaagacatttggagtgttcaaacacaacaaggctcagtccaagatttaggattgcaaaaaagatccaaaatcatcaatttagtgcaataagtttgggctgaactcataggtccaataagattcatttgaagcctttttttattttcattttattaggtttttcttaagttatggtgtgattagttgtcttttagagttacaaaatagatgcacataattagtcataatttggagttacaaaatggatgcacataattagttgtcatttgggagttacaaaaatgagtgacatcaatgtaaaaacagccacttttaataagttttaaggggaattaaagggaaaaacgtggggaagctcaaaagacatccatttaggtttctttgtcttgttttggctataaatatcaaagccaaatccatttgtaaagatataatttttgaatgataatctttgtttgctctttgtgagtgtttttgcttaagttcttgcataaactttgaacttatcaaactatttttagtttgtggcgttctctaaccaaaatcttgtgtttgattcataacttatcaaatcatacttggtttgtggcgtttggagttgaattcaagtgctagtttcattgttggaactagtttttcctatcttcacttgaggagatccttgggttttggaatcatcttgattggagggtgtttttcttgcattccatatgtatcataactcattagttattggggtgtgtggttgctaagatgatgatttcctatcatcttatataaattacaaGGACCAAATAGAATATATAGCATCAACTTTGTTGACATATTTTGTATACATGCGCCCACCTCAGCATGAAAGTGTTTGAAAATAGTCGAATATACAAATTCAGATATCTAAATGGTTTTTCTCTAGAAGTTAAAAGGGGAAAATTGACTTTTTTTGTACAAATTGAAGTGCATGTAGATATATTCTGccaatctcttttcttttctttttgtgtacAAGTTGAAATGTATGCAGATGTATTCcgctaatttctttttctcctaaTGCAATCTTTATTTGACACATTATgctaaaaagatttatttcaACTTTTAATCGTTCTGtgatattcttaaaattaacttcaaaaaattatttttatagatatattatattgccttaaaatatttaaggcACAACATCTACtttatatctatttatatatattttagaatagtCATGACATTATTTGAGATACAAactaatatcaataataagtatttaatattatatatatttattaattatttaatttatgttaaaaaCTAGGATAAATACATCTTTGGCACTCttcacttttattatttttgacaatTCGCcgttgtatttttatttgtccATATTGAGTTCTtccactttaatttttattgacatTAGGTTCTTTTTAAATGGCGAATTAATGCGTGTATTCCACGTCATGTTAATGAGAGTGTACataattttttgagttttctttattatactttttataaatatttgccCCTTGTATCTTTATTCgataataaattcttatatttttatttttagaacaATAACCccttgaaatttattatttaaaattcaattaacaataaataataagaatatcataatctaatttaacttattattttaattaataatatttatagaactAGTCAAACTATAAATCTATTACTAAAATACTCAAATACTAATGACCAACTAAAATGTATCTTCTGTATTATCGCCACTGCTAGCATAGATGttgattttccaaatatcGTCATTACTTTTTCTCcggaaaaaaaaattcacgACCCTTAGGCCTTATACCTCCACATGGCATTACTTTGTCAGGCTTTCGCCTCACTAACTAGCTAATCTTACACGAGCCTCTTCTCCGACATATTCCTTCTTTTCCTCCTCAACCTAAGGGGTACTAGCAACTGTTTCCGGTTACTGTTCCTCTCCCTGCATATTAGTTGGTTATTAATATTTgtgtattttattaatagatttgtggtttaactaattttttaaatattactaaataaactaataagtaaagttaaattataatttttttactaaataaattttaaaggaTTGTTATTGCTAAAAATAAGAGTATAAGGACTTattgtcaaaaaaataaaagtacaaaggacaaataaaaagtataataaaaaaacttcaAGAGTCGTTGACACTTTCATCAGTGCAGCGTGCCATACACACACTAACTtaccattaaaaataaagcctaatgtcaataaaatttaaaatgcaaTGACTCAAtgtggaaaaataaaattgcaaaagGGAATAATCAAAACCAATAAATTAACAGGGGATCAAATATGCATTTATCCTAAAAACTAtaataaccaaaataaaaattgactaATGTgatagtataaaatataacgaatttagaaattagatatgaatataaaattaaattataaataaaataatatataacatactaatacaATATTAATCAATTTCCGTGTGCGGctattaaactaattatgcAAGTAAAGCAAAGCTAAAAAGCTGTACTTTTAGCCTTTAGAGTATTTCTAATAATGCTTTATatgtctattttttatttttttattagaaaaaaactcctaagaatattttatcttttcattttcaagattcatatataaaatttatattgagatgggtcattaaataaaaataaaaatatttaataatttcataaaataaaattcttagattttcaaattaaattctgTAAAGTGTACAAAAAGACATAAACTTCTACTATATAAcaaaacaatataaaaaaatagctaaatgtatttattaaaatattatattaaatactaacttattaaatatattcttatattattatttttatcacaaTTATCTAGGAGAGTAATGTGcatgagaaataaaattaatatatataaaaatataaataattttaatgctaAATTAGAccaacaataaataaataaataacttttatattgtaataaattataaatattttaagtcaTGCTTTACCCAATGATAATAATTGTAGGTATATTTCAAAAAACATATACTATGCTGCATtaaaagtttgaatttaacTTGATTCCAAAAAGAAGTTTAAGATTgactaaattatttatatatattgatttggCATATTCCACATCTTTCaacttgtatatataattatgtgttaGTTTGGACACCTCCAAGGTCAAATTTTAGAATCATTACATATATAGTAATTTGTTCGTATGGACACCTCAAAAGTCAAAATATTCTTAGAATTTGATATCTATTATCTCATCTCAATgtaatgatttttaaaattatattcatttcTTCTCTCAAtgtaaatacttattttttgccatattttagtttactatattaaaatagttcATAATCTTTATaccatttttataataaaaataattaagttaaaattaaaaaaaaaattacgaCTTACTAAACttgttttaatatgattagattcatttaaagaaaaatagattaaattcaaaacgtttctataaaattaactcgATAATAAACGAGACAAACTTGCACTACTCGAAATTCAGCTCCACTTGGTTTATTTTCAGCTCTACCCACATCGCCAGTAGAATTTAACTTGACCTAAATTGATCCTAGCTTAGCAAAATATGCCATCTAAAAGTGATaactaagaaaagaaaagaccaAATATGACATACTTAGTATCAGAAATATGATGCACTTAGCAGCAAAGTAACTGATGATCTTCAATTGAGTTGAAACTTGAAATTGCATTTCAGATGCAGAACATTAGGAATTTATTGAAAGCAAGAACAAATACCCTCACATACTATTTCGTTCAACAAACCTATTCATAATTTAGCGCCTATCAAAATTTCATCAACTTTATGTTACATCAAGAACAATTCTCTCCAAGGAATCAGAATCTTTCATTGggcagaaaataaaagtttgtTGCCAGATCCACATACCCTAACACAACTATCACAGCAGTTAGAATACAAACTTTTCTTCCTCGGCTCCAACTGATGGTACTCTATCTTTCATCTCCCGGAGAGCAGCAGCTGTGGAATCACTTATTCCCAGCAGATACTGCAAGCGGGACAGCTTTTCCGGCGCCGGGTCGTTTTTCATATAAATGGTAAATAAATCAGCTAGCTCCTCTGGCACATCCCATGTCAATAGCTCAGAAGGCACAGCTTTATCACAGGCCAGCAAGTCATTAAGAGTGGAAACCTgcaaaaggaaagaaagaccTCAAATCTAACCCTCTTGAATTTTCAAACAGATAAGTCTATTTTGACTTCATAAATACCATATTGAATGAAATATCTAAAAAAGCCAAAGAGAACCTATTGTAGTATATATGTTCATGGGATCCTTACCACTCCTTGATGATTTCTCTGCCTCAGGAGTGCCACAGCCTGGATTAGCGAATTTGATAGTCTACCTTTTGCAAGCATATGAACAACACCTTTTGCCTTCTCAGCATTGATGTTGAGATCCGCAGGGATTTTCTCGTAGACCTCTTCTTCATCAAATTCGCCAGTACCTGATGAGAAAATTTCATCCACTGTTTTTTTGAACAGGTTCTCCCGCAATCTCTCAGATATCATGCTATCCAAGTCAACACTTGCTTCCTTCAGTTCTCTTATCTGCTGCATGTTAAGCCGTCCACGACTGATGGCAGTTTCAAGGGCAGCTGACATTTTTGTTGTTGTAATGCTCTTTATTACCTTTTGTGCATACTCTGGTGGCAAGCCAACTTGCTTCTGCACCTCATTAAGCTGATCGATCCTGGCTTTTGTCAATTGTCCATCAGCTAAAATCACCTCAGCTTGTTGCCTAAAAGCCTGCTCAGCAAGGCTCCTGTGTACTTCCACAATTTCCTTAACGGTCAAACCCAAAATGCCACCGAGTTGATTTAAGAAAACATACTCTGAATCATCCTTCTTTGTGGTGATCTGAGCACCAAATGGAATCCTGGTCACCTCCCCAGTTAGACAGTATAGCAAGTATGTCTTATAGAGATCAGTCCTATCTCTTTCAGGAAGATCATCTCTGACATTTATCTCTGTCTGGCCTGGCTTCCCCATCTTGGCAGCAAGTTCCTCACtaggtttttttattttcttaagtgTCTCAATGGACTCCCATTCTTCATCATCCCATTCCTCATCCTcttcaatttgtttttcttcctCCTTAGGCTCCTCTGGTTGAGTATCAGAAGATTCCCCTTTTATGTCAGCCACCAGTTCAGTCACAACTAAAGTATTGAAGGcaatcattttctttagttCTTTTGCAGCCTCAGTACGATTGTCAGCTGTCCGTGCTCGCTTTATATAATTCATGAAAATCTTTCGGACCTGCATCGAATATCACAAATGCAACTAACGGTAAATGTCAAGAAATATTTTGAAACATCAATTTTAATTCTGTAATGCAATCTGAATGTATTCTCACAGCTTTGCTGGCAATTGACATAGCAGCCTCCCGTGTTAATCGCAACCCATGAGCAGCCTTCCTTACTGCCTGCTTCACATCAATATCATAGCCGTCAACACCTGAAGCAATTGCTTCCTTGACCACCTGAAAGGAAACTACCAGGGTCAGCATAGATTAACTAATTTAACAATTAGCCAGTATGAACCAGCATCATTGGCTCATTTCACAGCATGTGTTGGAAATCTTTTCAATTTCAGACGAGCCAGTAAATCTGTCACTGTTACCGGAAAAGGAGGACAAAAAAGCCAAAAGAGGCAGAACTCCAATAGTGAGTAATTTGTCACTATTATATTAAGATGATGACAGGAAAGCCAAAAGGTGCAGAACTCTAAACAGTAAGCGCATTGGCGAGATCCTTGCCTTGGATGAAgtacaaatatcaaaatttcataataaaaaccCCCAAAGAAAACCAGCaattaaatgaacaaattcCAACCAAGAAGAAGTATATCATTACAATGCTTAAGGTGGGCCATAATACTAGTCATATTAACCTCATATGGTTCTAATCCTCCACAAAAATCACATCGCCTTACCTCTCTGCTTACCACATTAATAGGTTAGATTTTACTAATTGCTACTGATTTTGAATACCTAATCATTGGATCTCACATGAGAACAAACAGCCTAATATCCAAAGTGGCAACTAATCCATCATAATCATAATTTTCTACAATTATTATGCATACATCCAATACTCAAACCACATCTGATCCTAGATCCAATTtgaaacacaaaacaataagaaaaaccATAAGAGTGGATATATGGAAGACCGTAAATAGAAAAACACTACCTTTTCAAACAGACTGCCACAGATGTCCGAGTGACATGCATCAATAGTCTGCTGAGGAATGCAGAGCATAACACGCAAACGGTTCAAAGCAACAACATCCTCCTCACTAAGCTCTCCATCAGCCACTAATTGCTGGAGCTTTTGCCggtaaatttcttcaaaatatGACAGGAACAACTCAGTTTTAGAAGACAATACTCAACTTGACTCAATTATATCTTAATCTAACCATCCTGTCTAATAGATTACAAGTGAGACTGAAGAACAGCAACaaataaatcaagaaaataataaaggcCTAAACATGAAAGTTCAATACTTGGTATCATTACCTTCATGTATCTCAGTAGCCTTTTGTGCATCAAAGTGCAATTCTTCACAGAGATTTTGAAGGAAGGCAGCTTTGCTTTCTGCCATTCCCAAATCACCACTGGAAACTGACTGTGCAAGTCGTTTACGGTATGCCTTTGAGGTGACATCAAGCGTAATTGCTTCCGCCTCCCTCTTCCCCAAACCAAATATGTTCCTCAACTGATTCAATGCAGCAAgctataaaaacaaaaaaaaaaaaaaaaagggcaCAGAAGGTTAAGGATCACAAGATCAAACTACATAAACAAGggtataaaaattttaaagaaacacATAGATAATAAGCACCAAAAAAGCTCAAAATTCATAGAATTCacatcaaatatcaaaataaacaatGATGAGGTATCACATGGAGAGtattaattcaaaattctGATACACTCACTGAAATAATGAAATAGAACTATGCTTTCCATAAGGAGGCATTAGAAGAAAATAGTCTATAGATGGTTACAGAAAATGTACcattctcaaattcaaaacaatGAGGAAGTGACAGTTAGATTTCTTTATCAGTGTAGTAGTTTGGTAACATACAAATATAAGATGATAGAATGATATCAACCAGGAACTATGACTCTTCTAATAGCAATCATACTTccgctttcttttcttaatatcCTATCATAAGGATTAATGCATTTCACTTAACAGCAAAATACTATGCAAATCCCTGCAGTCCAAGCAATCACttcatgagaaaaaaataatcaattgcaacctcaaaaaatataattataatcctTCTTGCACTTGGCCAAGTACTAGATAATTGAATCTAAAAGCAAAGTCctccaaaaaaataaaatggtcAATAACATAAAATCTACTTTTGCTTTGTTTATTCATCATTGGGACTACAGTTAAAAGTCAGTGACATGACAGTTGAAGCAGTAAAGGGGAGAATACCACTTTATTCAGTGAGTTATGTGCATGCAAatgcaatttaataaaaactatgAACCGGACCTTAATAGGGTGTTGTCAACAATATACCTGCGGAAAAATAGGGGgccattaattaattgaaatgacCCACTACATggaaatttttatcttttccttacataaaattgaaatatgcTAATCAGCTAGGGGAACACCATTCAGTACTTGTTAAATTCCAACATGATACAAACACAATAATTTACCCCAGCACATGGCAgcaaatatttctttataacAATAAAGCAAGACAATAAAAAAGGGAACAGTGGACATTATTAGTAATTCActgttaagaaaatataaagaaacatTACCACATTAACCTAGATATCAAAAACTCAAATTAACTATGACTTAATCTAAATCTACCTACATAGTATTCAAATCTGTCGAGATTTCTTAATGCTGCCAACTCACTATCACTATTTACCCCAAGACATCCTATGTCTACACCTTGAAATCTTCACTGCAGTGATGCACTCATTTTCAGCAGTGCATTTGTTACTCTACACTAGGCATATCTAAAGCATATTAAACACCACCCTTTCAACATAACTTTAGTAGGTACTACTTCCATATTTCTATAAAACTTATTTCATTTCTGATCCTCTCTTGTATATCAACATAACAATCTCCGAATCCTCATATCTGCATGtaaactttataaatatatattgtttcTTTATCACTCAATACTCACTAACATAAGtcctattttagtttaatagaCCTCCCATTTCAACTTAACCGGGATTCTACAATCTCAAAAAAACTTATCAGTTTCAGAATTTGAGGTCCACTTGATATTGTTCCATGGCaacctttttcttattttgtcaAGGACGTGCTGATGTGGTTAGCTTAGGTTCATAAATAGATTGTACTAATGATAATTTTCAAGTCTCATGGAAGAGTAACTGTGCCCacactataaaattaaaaaaataagaaaaaatactCAGCATGACAGGAAATGCAGACTAAGTTTATTCACCTTATTTTCTTCCATGCGACCACTAGATAAAGCATCAGTAATAAATGCTCTATAAAGGAGCTTTAAGTCAtccatctttctttcattatcaTACTCGCCACCTAGGCCAGAAAGTTTCATCAATTCCAGCTTGGATTAGAGATGCCAAAAATCATTCATGAAAAATAGTAAAGCAAAAGCTCCATTAGCTTTCTCACCTAGTACAGAAACTGGACCAACCCCACGAGCAAAGGAAGCTGCATCAGCATGATTCTTTAATGAAATAAGCTTACTGTTGAATGCCAATATCTTATCAAGTTCTTCCACAACCTGCTTGACACCATTGCTGTAAAACCTAATTTAATTAGATGAAGCTAAAGACATGCATTGCAATAATGAATGATACTGCCAAGTAGAACTTCCAGAGAAAGGAATATGCATTCTCTCATAATCAAGCACAAAGTTTTTATGAAGCAATGGCGATCATACACAGCTGTTGTCCGGGACTTCAGAACAGCCAATGCAGCTGATATATTTTCCTCAGCTAGTTTTATGGTCTGCTGCCTAAACAAGTCCTCTGCAAGCTGTATGATACACAACACACCATGTAAAGAACTCAACTATGAGTCAAACAGTAGAGCTATTTGATCAAGTACCTCATCAGAAAGTCGATACTGAAGCTGCGCCTGCCTGAGGCTTACAAGCTCCTCCGCGTTGACatctattttaaaatgaaaaaaatatgttaCAGATTAACTAGTACAGTGAAATTTTCAACTCATCTTTTTGCAATTATTGtggaaaaaaaatcaaaaacaaaCACTAAACGCCAGTGTAGAAAGATATAAGAATCTAGATCATACTTCTCTAGAAGATGACAACCTTTCTGCCTTGACCCTTCACAAGGGTAGCAAATATACTGTGTACATCTTAAAATATTGCACATGGATTGCTTTTCACAGAAAGCATAAtcaattaatgataattactGATAAAAATTGATAGCATTTTCATAGTGACCAACTATACAACATTAATTGTAGAATATAGTAATTCTAATCACAACAAAAACACTATTCTATGGATAAAGCTGAGCAACGATCAGCTAATGCAT is a genomic window of Ricinus communis isolate WT05 ecotype wild-type chromosome 2, ASM1957865v1, whole genome shotgun sequence containing:
- the LOC8282752 gene encoding protein TIC110, chloroplastic, with translation MNPSLVTSTASSLASPFLSPFLSPSPLRLSTPSSLKRRRFRVYIPRNSSSDAAVDDSTTTATTTTTNENIFGGKKELTGLQPLVANLSPPVRLASSAIIIAGAVAAGYGLGLKFGKTRNLALGGAAAAGAAGGAFVYAINSCVPEVAAADLHNYVAGFDDPKAVKKEDVEQIAKRYGVSKQDEAFNAELCDMYCRFVSSVLPPGNEDLKGNEVETIINFKSAMGIDDPDAASMHVEIGRRLFRQRLETGDRDGDVEQRRAFQKLIYVSTLVFGEASSFLLPWKRVFKVTDSQVEIAIRDNAQRLYASKLKSVSRDVNAEELVSLRQAQLQYRLSDELAEDLFRQQTIKLAEENISAALAVLKSRTTAVNGVKQVVEELDKILAFNSKLISLKNHADAASFARGVGPVSVLGGEYDNERKMDDLKLLYRAFITDALSSGRMEENKLAALNQLRNIFGLGKREAEAITLDVTSKAYRKRLAQSVSSGDLGMAESKAAFLQNLCEELHFDAQKATEIHEEIYRQKLQQLVADGELSEEDVVALNRLRVMLCIPQQTIDACHSDICGSLFEKVVKEAIASGVDGYDIDVKQAVRKAAHGLRLTREAAMSIASKAVRKIFMNYIKRARTADNRTEAAKELKKMIAFNTLVVTELVADIKGESSDTQPEEPKEEEKQIEEDEEWDDEEWESIETLKKIKKPSEELAAKMGKPGQTEINVRDDLPERDRTDLYKTYLLYCLTGEVTRIPFGAQITTKKDDSEYVFLNQLGGILGLTVKEIVEVHRSLAEQAFRQQAEVILADGQLTKARIDQLNEVQKQVGLPPEYAQKVIKSITTTKMSAALETAISRGRLNMQQIRELKEASVDLDSMISERLRENLFKKTVDEIFSSGTGEFDEEEVYEKIPADLNINAEKAKGVVHMLAKGRLSNSLIQAVALLRQRNHQGVVSTLNDLLACDKAVPSELLTWDVPEELADLFTIYMKNDPAPEKLSRLQYLLGISDSTAAALREMKDRVPSVGAEEEKFVF